Proteins encoded by one window of Myxocyprinus asiaticus isolate MX2 ecotype Aquarium Trade chromosome 35, UBuf_Myxa_2, whole genome shotgun sequence:
- the LOC127426327 gene encoding trypsin-like, with amino-acid sequence MAPLLLLVLLKLFPANCLDFIQGRIIGGYIPSPNSIKYIVSLQSSKGQHFCGGSLVHKYWVLTAAHCNIGMDQMMVVAGDYTLGAYEGTEQYFKPQSLIPHPLYNKSTNNADIMLIKLSAPIELNRYVSLAPLPKQNTGLLAGRMCRVSGWGSTSHSGGQTPLTLRTVKLPIVSMAKCNSSKSFNGNITTNMICAGSSTGGKDACKGDSGGPLVCEGRIYGLVSWGNGCGDPKFPGVYTAVSRFRRWIDQTIYSPYSRCLKP; translated from the exons ATGGCCCCGCTTCTCTTATTGGTGCTGTTGAAACTCTTCCCTGCAAATT gtcTGGACTTCATTCAGGGGCGCATCATTGGCGGATATATCCCATCGCCAAATTCAATCAAATACATTGTGTCATTACAAAGCTCAAAGGGGCAGCACTTCTGTGGCGGATCTCTTGTCCATAAATACTGGGTGCTAACAGCTGCTCACTGCAATATTGG GATGGATCAGATGATGGTCGTGGCAGGAGACTATACTTTGGGTGCTTATGAGGGGACAGAGCAGTATTTCAAGCCTCAGTCCCTTATCCCACACCCTCTGTACAACAAGAGCACCAATAATGCAGACATCATGCTAATTAAG CTTAGTGCTCCCATAGAGCTGAATCGGTATGTGTCCCTCGCCCCACTCCCTAAACAGAACACAGGGCTGCTGGCGGGCAGGATGTGCCGGGTGTCTGGGTGGGGCTCCACAAGCCACAGTGGAGGTCAGACCCCCCTCACCCTCCGCACAGTCAAACTCCCCATTGTCTCCATGGCTAAATGCAACAGCAGCAAATCCTTCAATGGGAACATTACAACCAATATGATCTGTGCAGGGTCCAGCACAGGAGGGAAAGATGCGTGTAAG GGGGACTCTGGTGGCCCGTTGGTGTGTGAGGGACGCATCTATGGCCTGGTCTCTTGGGGAAATGGTTGTGGAGATCCAAAGTTTCCAGGGGTGTATACAGCCGTGTCCAGGTTCCGCAGGTGGATTGACCAGACTATATACAGCCCATACTCACGATGCCttaagccatga